From bacterium:
GGGGGCGGACCTGCGGGCCTGACGGCCGGGATATACGCATCACGCGCTCTCATGAATGTGGTCCTCCTTGAAAAAAGCGCTTATGGTGGACAAATGCTGACCACCGCTCACCTGGAGAATTACCCGGGCTTTCCGGACGGGATAGGGGGTTTCGAACTGGCCGACCTCATGCACAAACAGGCCGAGACCTTCGAACTGCCCATAGAATACCGTTCAGTGGACAAGATCAGAAAAGAGGGAGAGCTGTTCATTCTGGATTCAGGATCGGAGGAGATCCGGACAAAATCAGTGGTCCTTGCCACGGGAGCCACTCCAAACAAGATGGGCGTGCCTGGCGAAGAACGGTTGACGGGCAGGGGTGTCTCCTACTGTGCTACCTGCGATGGCGCCTTGTACCGTGAGCGCACTGTAGCAGTTATCGGTGGCGGCGACTCGGCTGTGGAGGAGGCCCTATTCCTCACGCGTTTTGCCAGCCGTGTGCATATCGTCCACCGCCGGGACCAGCTCCGGGCCGTGCCTCTGACATCCAAACGGGCCCTTGAAAACGAAAAGATCACCATGGAGTGGAACACTGTCCTGACCGAGGTACTGGGAGAGGACGAGGTGAAGGAACTCCTGTTAAAGGATGTCAAAACGGGAGAGACGCGGAGTATTGAAGCGGACGGCGTGTTCATCTACGTGGGGATAACCCCCAACACCGATTTCGTCTCGGAGTTGGCCCAACTGGATTCCAACGGTTATATTGTCACCGACAAAAACATGCAAAGTTCGGTGCCTGGACTATATGCGGCGGGTGACGTGAGGTCAGGCTCCATCAGGCAGGTATCAAGCGCTGTGGGCGATGGAGCGACTGCGTCCTTTTATGCTTATAAATATCTGGAAGAATAAAATCGGTGTCTAGCCCGCATTATTCATGATGGTGATGAGATGTGAGTTAACTGTGTGGCAAATATGGATAAATGGGAATGGCACGATAAACATCATGAATTATGCGGGGTTGTCCGGACATAGTCACGAGAGGAGTTTTTCGTTCCGGCAA
This genomic window contains:
- the trxB gene encoding thioredoxin-disulfide reductase gives rise to the protein MTDSIRDMVIIGGGPAGLTAGIYASRALMNVVLLEKSAYGGQMLTTAHLENYPGFPDGIGGFELADLMHKQAETFELPIEYRSVDKIRKEGELFILDSGSEEIRTKSVVLATGATPNKMGVPGEERLTGRGVSYCATCDGALYRERTVAVIGGGDSAVEEALFLTRFASRVHIVHRRDQLRAVPLTSKRALENEKITMEWNTVLTEVLGEDEVKELLLKDVKTGETRSIEADGVFIYVGITPNTDFVSELAQLDSNGYIVTDKNMQSSVPGLYAAGDVRSGSIRQVSSAVGDGATASFYAYKYLEE